A stretch of Roseibium porphyridii DNA encodes these proteins:
- the glgC gene encoding glucose-1-phosphate adenylyltransferase — protein MEQDRHRLAQQTLAYVLAGGRGSRLKEMTDIRAKPAVYFGGKTRIIDFALSNAVNSGVRRICVATQYKAHSLIRHIQRGWSFFRAERNESLDILPASQQLDEENWYKGTADAVNQNIKIIRSYDPKYILVLAGDHIYKQDYSIMIEQHVRTGAKVTVGCLEVPREEAKGFGVMAVDEADNILDFVEKPADPPAMPGDPEKALASMGIYVFDAEYLYELLLKDAIDPSSSHDFGKDIIPQIVAEGGAMAHPFGRSCVMSGLESKPYWRDVGTIDAYWQANIDLTDFTPGLDIYANDWPIWTYSELSPPAKFIHNEEGRRGQAVSSMVSGGCIVSGSSLYRCLLFTGVKTHSYAELEGVVALPYSEVGRRAYLKDVVLDRGVKVPPGLVVGEDPELDAKRFRRTEQGICLITQSMIDRLET, from the coding sequence ATGGAACAGGACAGACACAGACTGGCACAGCAAACACTTGCCTACGTGCTTGCAGGCGGCCGTGGCAGCCGGCTCAAGGAAATGACCGATATCCGGGCAAAACCGGCGGTCTATTTTGGCGGCAAGACACGCATTATCGACTTTGCCCTGTCCAATGCGGTCAATTCAGGTGTTCGAAGGATCTGTGTTGCGACACAATACAAGGCCCACAGCCTGATCCGGCATATTCAGCGCGGCTGGAGTTTCTTTCGTGCCGAACGCAATGAGTCTCTCGATATTCTGCCGGCATCGCAACAGCTTGATGAAGAGAACTGGTACAAGGGGACCGCCGACGCGGTGAACCAGAACATCAAGATCATTCGGAGTTATGATCCAAAATATATTCTCGTTCTGGCCGGCGATCATATCTACAAGCAAGACTACTCGATCATGATCGAGCAGCATGTGCGGACCGGGGCGAAAGTGACGGTCGGATGTCTGGAAGTGCCGCGGGAGGAGGCCAAGGGATTTGGCGTCATGGCTGTTGACGAGGCTGACAATATTCTGGACTTCGTTGAAAAGCCGGCTGATCCGCCAGCGATGCCTGGCGATCCCGAAAAGGCGTTGGCGAGCATGGGGATCTACGTTTTTGACGCAGAATACCTCTATGAACTTCTTCTGAAAGACGCCATCGATCCAAGTTCCAGTCACGACTTCGGCAAGGACATTATTCCGCAGATCGTTGCCGAGGGTGGAGCCATGGCTCATCCGTTCGGTCGCTCCTGCGTGATGTCCGGACTGGAATCCAAGCCCTATTGGCGTGATGTCGGGACGATAGATGCCTATTGGCAGGCCAATATCGATCTCACGGATTTTACGCCTGGGCTCGATATATATGCCAATGACTGGCCGATCTGGACCTATTCGGAACTGTCGCCCCCGGCGAAATTCATTCACAACGAAGAAGGCAGGCGCGGACAGGCCGTATCTTCGATGGTTTCCGGAGGCTGTATTGTGTCAGGGTCCTCGCTCTACAGGTGCTTGCTCTTCACTGGCGTCAAAACGCACTCCTATGCCGAGCTGGAAGGCGTTGTTGCGTTGCCATACAGCGAAGTCGGTCGGCGTGCCTATCTGAAAGATGTGGTTCTGGACCGTGGTGTGAAAGTTCCGCCAGGTCTGGTCGTGGGCGAAGACCCCGAACTTGATGCCAAGCGTTTCAGACGGACCGAACAGGGCATATGTCTGATCACGCAATCCATGATCGACAGACTGGAAACATGA
- the glgA gene encoding glycogen synthase GlgA — translation MNVLMVASECAPFVKTGGLADVVGALPQALAQVGIDCRTVLPAYPSLQPLVAKGKEVASFGDLPGGAGRLVQVKAKGITLLLLDAPRQFDRPGQPYTDQNGADWADNHQRFAALAQAAARISFDGLGDWRPDVVHAHDWQAALAPVYLKQEGRAGPKSVLTIHNIAFQGRYGAHVLNELGLRADWFNPDGLEYYGDVGFLKGGMMFADRITTVSPTYAREILTPHFGMGLDGVLHARANSLSGILNGIDTNIWNPADDTTLAATYDSRSLRRKDTNRKEISEHLGLDPKCDGPLFCVISRLTHQKGLDALAGAVPHIVARGGQLAVLGTGEPGLEDAFREAAGTFTSNVGVHIGFDEGLAHLLQGGSDAILIPSRFEPCGLTQLCALRYGTLPVVARTGGLADTVIDANAAALAAKCATGFVFGDVSVAGVQAAIDRVVSCYSNKTAWQSMQRAAMRQPVDWEQSAQAYANLYGELAE, via the coding sequence ATGAATGTCTTGATGGTGGCTTCGGAGTGCGCTCCGTTCGTGAAGACTGGAGGGTTGGCTGACGTGGTTGGCGCCCTGCCGCAGGCGTTGGCGCAGGTCGGTATCGACTGCCGCACGGTCCTGCCGGCCTATCCGTCTTTGCAGCCGCTTGTTGCCAAGGGCAAGGAGGTCGCCAGTTTTGGCGATCTTCCAGGCGGGGCCGGTCGTTTGGTTCAGGTGAAGGCCAAAGGCATTACGTTGCTTCTGCTGGATGCGCCGCGCCAGTTCGATCGCCCGGGCCAACCCTATACCGACCAGAACGGAGCGGATTGGGCGGACAACCATCAAAGATTTGCAGCTTTGGCGCAGGCGGCCGCTCGCATCAGCTTTGATGGGTTGGGCGACTGGCGTCCCGATGTCGTTCACGCGCACGATTGGCAGGCTGCGCTTGCGCCGGTCTATCTGAAACAGGAAGGTCGCGCGGGGCCGAAGTCGGTTCTGACCATCCATAACATTGCTTTTCAGGGACGGTACGGCGCTCATGTTCTGAACGAGCTTGGCTTGCGTGCCGACTGGTTCAACCCGGATGGATTGGAATATTATGGCGACGTCGGGTTTTTGAAAGGCGGCATGATGTTTGCCGACAGGATCACGACGGTCAGTCCGACTTATGCCCGTGAAATCCTGACACCTCATTTCGGCATGGGACTGGATGGTGTTTTGCACGCGCGCGCAAATAGTCTTTCGGGCATTTTGAACGGCATTGATACGAACATCTGGAACCCTGCGGACGACACAACGCTTGCCGCCACCTATGACAGCCGGAGCCTGCGCCGCAAGGACACAAACCGCAAAGAGATCAGCGAACACCTCGGGCTTGATCCGAAGTGCGACGGGCCGCTTTTTTGCGTAATCAGTCGCCTGACACACCAAAAAGGACTGGATGCTCTTGCAGGAGCCGTGCCGCACATTGTGGCGCGTGGTGGGCAATTGGCAGTTCTGGGGACAGGCGAACCAGGTCTTGAAGATGCGTTCCGCGAGGCGGCCGGTACATTCACGTCAAATGTGGGTGTCCATATTGGCTTTGACGAAGGCCTTGCGCATCTGCTGCAAGGTGGCAGCGACGCCATTCTCATTCCCTCGCGGTTCGAGCCGTGTGGATTGACCCAGCTTTGCGCACTGCGCTATGGAACTTTACCGGTCGTTGCTCGTACGGGTGGTCTGGCAGACACCGTGATCGATGCCAATGCAGCGGCGCTTGCCGCAAAATGCGCAACTGGTTTTGTCTTCGGAGATGTCAGCGTTGCAGGTGTCCAAGCGGCCATCGACCGGGTTGTGAGCTGTTATTCCAACAAGACCGCCTGGCAATCCATGCAGCGGGCGGCGATGCGACAGCCGGTGGATTGGGAACAGTCGGCTCAAGCCTATGCGAACCTTTACGGAGAACTCGCTGAATGA
- the glgX gene encoding glycogen debranching protein GlgX, producing MNDQCRVALEIAPGSPHRLGAHFDGDGTNFAVFSENATRVKLCIFSADGLHELQRIDLPERTGSVWHGYLQGLKPGTLYGYRVEGPYTPENGHRFNPNKLLLDPYTREFHGLFSEHPSTFGYQVGSPQVDLSFDDRDSAPHVPKSVVSDPLSFLTDAKTLGRGWDDAFCYEAHVKGTTKLHPAVAETLRGTYDGLSSPAFLEHLTRLGVTAVELLPVQALKSEGALQARSLVNYWGYNTIGFFAPEPRYFGPSGVLGFRAMVDRFHEAGIEVILDVVYNHSGEGDHLGPTLSFRGLDNASYYRLLDGQRRYYVNDTGCGNTLNVSHPFVLRMVMDSLRFWVQTMGVDGFRFDLAVSLCRERHGFDMHGGFLDSLRQDPVLAGVKLIAEPWDVGPGGYQLGKFPPPFAEWNDRYRDTVRRFWRGDGHSAQDLGSALLGSADLFDTGGRRSWSSVNFAAAHDGFTLADTTRYVKRHNEANGENNRDGHQSNYSDNFGVEGMSDDTVIVEARRQRVRNILATVLLSQGTPMILAGDEGGNSQDGNNNAYCQDNETSWIDWQSLDDGLIEFTSALSGFRRRHAAVRQNSFLHGMSRTTDGRPDVEWRDFDGSALNWRDPGLSSLCLLLRGCAECSAGLQSEDEVLLAFNREPRDLELVLPDSGTGQWIWEINSSSDIQVAEPVTGASVLVAPQSVAAFTLRRHEGA from the coding sequence ATGAATGATCAATGCCGGGTCGCCCTGGAAATTGCGCCAGGCAGTCCGCATCGTCTTGGCGCGCATTTTGATGGAGACGGTACCAATTTCGCCGTCTTCTCTGAAAATGCCACGCGAGTGAAACTGTGCATCTTTTCAGCGGATGGGCTGCACGAGCTGCAAAGGATTGATCTGCCAGAACGAACTGGCTCTGTTTGGCATGGCTATCTGCAAGGCCTAAAGCCCGGCACGCTGTACGGTTATCGGGTTGAGGGTCCGTACACCCCGGAAAACGGACATCGGTTCAATCCGAACAAGTTGCTGCTCGATCCCTACACCCGGGAGTTCCACGGCCTCTTTTCCGAGCACCCATCCACTTTCGGGTATCAAGTAGGCTCTCCGCAGGTGGATCTATCTTTTGATGACCGGGACAGCGCTCCGCATGTTCCCAAATCAGTGGTTTCGGACCCGCTAAGTTTCCTAACTGATGCCAAAACGCTGGGCCGTGGTTGGGACGATGCGTTTTGCTATGAAGCCCATGTGAAGGGGACAACCAAGCTACATCCCGCAGTGGCAGAAACGCTGCGCGGAACATATGACGGTCTTTCCTCTCCGGCCTTTCTGGAGCACCTCACCAGACTGGGTGTCACCGCTGTCGAGCTGTTGCCTGTTCAGGCCCTGAAGTCAGAAGGCGCACTTCAGGCGCGATCGCTCGTCAACTACTGGGGATACAATACAATCGGGTTTTTCGCACCCGAACCGCGCTACTTCGGACCTTCAGGGGTCCTCGGGTTTCGAGCGATGGTGGACCGGTTCCACGAGGCCGGGATAGAGGTGATCCTCGACGTGGTCTACAACCATTCCGGAGAAGGCGATCACCTGGGCCCAACACTCAGTTTTCGGGGGCTGGACAATGCGTCTTACTACAGGCTCCTGGACGGCCAACGCCGTTACTACGTCAATGATACGGGATGTGGGAACACATTGAACGTGAGTCATCCGTTCGTGCTGCGCATGGTCATGGACAGTTTGCGTTTCTGGGTTCAGACGATGGGCGTCGACGGGTTCCGGTTCGATCTTGCCGTCAGTCTTTGCCGTGAAAGACATGGCTTCGATATGCACGGTGGTTTTCTGGATTCTCTGCGGCAAGACCCCGTTCTTGCGGGCGTCAAGTTGATTGCCGAACCCTGGGATGTCGGTCCGGGGGGATACCAGCTTGGCAAGTTTCCACCCCCCTTTGCCGAGTGGAACGACCGGTATCGGGATACGGTTCGCCGCTTCTGGCGAGGTGACGGGCATAGCGCGCAGGATCTGGGCTCAGCGCTGCTGGGGTCAGCCGATCTTTTTGACACAGGAGGGCGGCGAAGCTGGTCATCGGTCAACTTTGCAGCGGCTCATGACGGTTTCACGCTTGCTGACACCACGCGCTATGTGAAGCGCCACAACGAAGCAAACGGCGAAAACAATCGCGATGGCCACCAAAGCAACTACAGCGACAATTTCGGCGTTGAGGGGATGAGCGACGATACGGTCATTGTCGAGGCTCGACGCCAAAGGGTTCGCAACATCCTGGCCACGGTGCTGCTGTCGCAGGGAACGCCGATGATCCTGGCAGGTGACGAGGGCGGTAACAGTCAGGATGGCAATAACAACGCTTATTGTCAGGACAACGAGACGAGCTGGATCGACTGGCAGTCGCTTGATGATGGATTGATCGAATTTACATCGGCTCTCTCCGGTTTCCGCCGCAGACATGCGGCCGTCCGGCAGAACAGTTTTCTGCACGGTATGAGCCGCACGACCGATGGCAGACCTGATGTGGAATGGCGGGATTTTGATGGATCGGCGCTAAATTGGCGCGACCCCGGCCTTTCCAGTTTGTGCCTGCTGCTGCGCGGGTGCGCCGAATGTTCTGCCGGTCTTCAGTCCGAAGATGAGGTTTTGCTCGCCTTTAATCGGGAGCCACGAGACCTGGAGCTGGTCTTGCCTGACAGCGGTACCGGGCAATGGATCTGGGAGATCAACAGTTCGTCGGACATACAGGTCGCCGAACCCGTGACGGGTGCGAGCGTGTTGGTTGCTCCGCAATCGGTTGCCGCCTTCACGCTGCGCCGTCACGAGGGTGCATGA
- the malQ gene encoding 4-alpha-glucanotransferase, with protein MMSADVKLQALARESGVYLEFRNLAGQKLEAEPPTLRALLGGLGISTATDAEVSEALAESQASRHGRKLPQELVLEAGSSTSIAVPTRCDWSIVTEDGDEVQTGTSSTAISISDLPVGYFLLHAAGEGWAEDLFLMSPPSHAPNLSETAGSNRCWGVCGALYGLRSRTNGGLGNYSDLGVAAAALGRSGAQFFGINPIHALGWAAAETISPYSPTHRGFFNTDHLSAASDLGPGPREELIDYAEFRAMHRAVLETEYAVFAQKSSEAEQAEFRAFCEASGEALNDFATFEALSEKHGEAFQRWPKALQAPGRQSQLEAGERATFHKWMQWRAEEQIGAAQQSATSSGMRLGLYLDLAVGPRRGGAEVWTNGNTIAEGISIGAPPDHLSPKGQSWDLAAHAPNKLSANHYQPLRSMLGSLMNKCGLLRIDHALGLLRSYWLPDDGSPGGYVSQPFEALLAVIAIEAYRNGCVVVGEDLGLVPDGFREGLNKAGLYSYAVWQYETDDQEQLVAPQDLRPFSLACFGTHDTPTMAGFWHGIDIDWWREIGWLNSNETHDRHGVRAHQRNGLRRLCELGANMDTGRIGDTIHAGLAGSQAAMIAIQLDDLFGVTEAQNLPGTINQHPNWRRRLPVPIEQFPVAASPARLRDLMPTTRNSIHENEQKGLEPCPK; from the coding sequence ATGATGAGCGCGGACGTCAAGTTGCAGGCGTTGGCGCGGGAATCCGGCGTTTATCTTGAATTCCGAAACCTTGCGGGTCAAAAGCTGGAAGCAGAGCCACCAACCCTTCGGGCACTTCTCGGCGGGCTTGGAATTTCGACCGCAACGGATGCCGAGGTGTCCGAAGCCTTGGCGGAAAGCCAGGCGTCAAGGCACGGTCGTAAACTGCCTCAAGAATTGGTTTTGGAGGCAGGCAGCTCAACCAGCATTGCCGTACCAACCCGGTGTGACTGGAGCATTGTCACCGAAGATGGTGATGAAGTTCAGACAGGAACAAGCAGTACGGCCATTTCGATCTCCGATTTGCCGGTCGGCTATTTTTTGCTTCACGCTGCAGGTGAGGGCTGGGCTGAAGACCTGTTCCTGATGTCTCCACCTTCACACGCACCAAACCTTTCAGAGACTGCCGGCAGCAATCGCTGCTGGGGCGTGTGCGGCGCACTTTATGGCCTCAGATCACGGACCAACGGCGGGCTCGGAAACTATTCTGATCTTGGTGTCGCAGCCGCGGCTCTTGGGAGAAGCGGGGCGCAGTTCTTCGGTATCAATCCCATCCACGCGCTCGGTTGGGCCGCTGCAGAAACGATCAGCCCGTATTCTCCGACGCATCGCGGCTTCTTCAACACCGATCATCTGTCAGCAGCCAGTGATCTTGGGCCCGGACCGCGGGAGGAGCTGATCGACTATGCAGAATTCCGAGCGATGCACCGCGCTGTTCTGGAAACAGAATATGCTGTCTTCGCTCAGAAAAGTTCTGAAGCAGAGCAGGCCGAGTTTCGAGCCTTTTGTGAGGCTTCCGGCGAAGCGCTGAATGATTTTGCGACATTCGAAGCCTTGAGCGAGAAGCATGGTGAGGCTTTCCAAAGGTGGCCGAAGGCGCTTCAAGCTCCGGGAAGACAATCGCAGTTGGAGGCTGGGGAGCGCGCGACGTTTCACAAATGGATGCAATGGCGCGCGGAAGAGCAGATTGGAGCCGCACAGCAAAGTGCCACGTCGAGCGGCATGCGGCTCGGCCTCTATCTGGATCTTGCCGTCGGACCGCGCCGAGGCGGTGCTGAAGTTTGGACGAACGGCAATACGATTGCCGAAGGGATCTCCATCGGTGCTCCTCCTGATCATTTGAGCCCGAAAGGCCAATCCTGGGATCTGGCCGCGCATGCGCCGAACAAGCTCTCAGCCAACCATTATCAACCGCTCCGGTCCATGCTTGGGTCGTTGATGAACAAGTGCGGACTGCTTCGTATAGATCACGCACTTGGGCTTCTGCGAAGCTATTGGCTTCCGGATGACGGCAGTCCCGGTGGCTATGTTTCGCAACCCTTTGAGGCACTTCTGGCGGTGATTGCAATCGAAGCCTACCGAAACGGCTGCGTTGTCGTCGGTGAGGATCTTGGTCTGGTGCCGGATGGTTTCCGTGAGGGCTTGAACAAGGCCGGGCTCTATAGCTATGCGGTCTGGCAGTATGAAACCGACGATCAGGAGCAACTGGTCGCACCACAGGATCTTCGTCCCTTCAGTCTTGCTTGTTTCGGCACTCATGACACACCCACGATGGCAGGCTTCTGGCACGGAATTGATATTGACTGGTGGCGCGAAATCGGCTGGCTCAATTCCAACGAGACGCATGATCGTCACGGGGTGCGTGCGCATCAGCGCAATGGCCTGCGCAGGCTTTGTGAGTTGGGCGCAAATATGGATACCGGTCGAATTGGCGATACCATTCATGCCGGTCTTGCAGGATCACAAGCTGCAATGATTGCCATTCAACTGGATGACCTGTTTGGTGTCACGGAAGCGCAAAACCTTCCTGGTACGATCAACCAGCATCCCAACTGGCGTCGGAGGCTCCCGGTCCCAATAGAACAATTTCCCGTTGCCGCCTCTCCAGCGCGGCTTCGCGATCTGATGCCCACCACTCGCAATTCAATCCATGAGAACGAACAGAAAGGACTGGAACCATGTCCAAAGTGA
- a CDS encoding alpha-D-glucose phosphate-specific phosphoglucomutase, which produces MSKVTRSCTPFSGQKPGTSGLRKKTRIFMEPGYVETFVQSVFNAIGGVQDKTLVVGGDGRFFNAEAIQTILRIAAANGAARAIVGQNGLLSTPAASNLIRKRKANGGLILSASHNPGGIDEDFGLKYNISNGGPAPESVTAAIFEETSKIAEYHTLETDDLDLERLGEQSLGSMTVELVDPVKDYAELMRQLFDFGKIRDLIAGGFTLRFDAMHAVTGPYAKAILEDELGAPAGSVINAVPSVDFGKGHPDPNPIWAKPLVDLVMSEHGPDFAAASDGDGDRNMILGKGIYVTPSDSLAILAANAQRAPGYAAGLAGVARSMPTSSACDRVAEKLGIGCYETPTGWKFFGNLLDAGRVTLCGEESAGTGSDHVREKDGLWAVLLWLNILAERAVSVRDVLEDHWATYGRNYYSRHDYEAVSADAAQEMMADLIARLPELEGKTAGNCQVTAADQFSYQDPVDGSVSNNQGIRIWFAGGGRGVLRLSGTGTEGATLRVYLERYAPTDGDLGVETQAALKDIAEAVAELSRLTHYTGRTAPDVMT; this is translated from the coding sequence ATGTCCAAAGTGACACGCTCCTGCACACCCTTTTCAGGTCAAAAGCCAGGCACTTCCGGCTTGAGGAAAAAGACCCGTATCTTCATGGAACCTGGATATGTGGAGACGTTCGTTCAATCCGTCTTCAATGCGATTGGCGGTGTGCAAGACAAGACACTGGTTGTGGGTGGAGACGGGCGTTTCTTCAATGCCGAGGCCATTCAAACAATCCTGCGCATTGCCGCTGCAAACGGAGCCGCACGAGCAATCGTTGGTCAGAACGGATTGCTGTCAACACCAGCTGCATCGAACCTCATTCGAAAACGCAAGGCAAACGGTGGTCTGATCTTGTCGGCAAGTCACAATCCCGGCGGGATCGATGAAGATTTCGGATTGAAATACAATATTTCGAACGGTGGACCGGCTCCGGAAAGCGTGACGGCAGCGATCTTTGAAGAGACCTCAAAAATTGCGGAATATCACACGCTGGAAACGGATGATCTGGACCTGGAAAGGCTCGGAGAGCAGTCCTTGGGGTCCATGACAGTCGAGTTGGTCGACCCGGTAAAGGACTATGCGGAGCTGATGCGGCAGTTGTTCGATTTCGGCAAGATCCGGGATCTGATTGCCGGCGGTTTCACCTTGCGCTTTGATGCCATGCATGCCGTGACAGGCCCCTATGCCAAGGCAATCCTGGAAGACGAACTGGGAGCGCCTGCCGGTTCCGTTATCAACGCGGTTCCCTCGGTCGATTTCGGCAAGGGGCACCCTGATCCAAACCCGATTTGGGCGAAACCGCTGGTTGACTTGGTGATGTCTGAGCATGGTCCGGATTTCGCCGCCGCATCCGACGGTGATGGCGACCGAAACATGATTCTTGGCAAAGGTATCTATGTCACGCCGTCCGACAGTCTGGCCATTTTGGCAGCCAACGCACAACGTGCGCCGGGTTATGCCGCCGGACTTGCAGGGGTTGCACGATCCATGCCGACGAGTTCGGCCTGTGACCGGGTTGCGGAAAAACTTGGCATCGGTTGCTATGAAACGCCCACGGGATGGAAATTCTTCGGCAATCTGCTCGATGCCGGACGGGTCACATTATGCGGTGAAGAAAGCGCAGGCACCGGTTCGGACCATGTTCGGGAAAAGGACGGTCTTTGGGCTGTTCTGCTTTGGCTCAACATACTGGCGGAACGTGCCGTTTCCGTCCGTGATGTTCTTGAAGATCATTGGGCGACTTATGGCCGGAACTACTATTCGCGTCACGACTACGAGGCCGTCAGTGCAGACGCCGCACAGGAGATGATGGCCGATTTAATTGCCAGACTGCCAGAGCTTGAGGGCAAGACCGCGGGCAACTGCCAGGTGACTGCTGCCGACCAGTTTTCCTATCAGGATCCCGTCGATGGTTCCGTCAGCAACAATCAGGGGATCCGGATCTGGTTTGCGGGCGGCGGGCGCGGTGTCTTGCGTTTGTCCGGCACGGGAACGGAAGGCGCGACTTTGCGCGTTTACCTGGAACGCTATGCACCGACGGATGGCGATCTTGGCGTTGAGACACAGGCCGCGCTGAAAGACATCGCAGAGGCGGTCGCGGAGCTCAGCAGGTTGACACATTATACCGGCCGAACCGCCCCCGATGTGATGACCTGA
- a CDS encoding SDR family oxidoreductase encodes MTVEKVALITAGGSGMGADAAKQLAQDGFKIGILSSSGKGERLGQELGGFGVTGSNLETGDLQRLVDGAMERYGRVDVLVNSAGHGPKGPVLEISDDDWHKGMDVYLLNAIRPTCLVTPIMQNQGGGSIINISTFAVFEPDPLFPTSAVFRAGLAGFTKLFADKYAADNIRMNNVLPGFIDSLPETEDRRARIPMGRYGRAQEVSSLISWLASEGGTYMTGQNLRIDGGLTRSV; translated from the coding sequence ATGACTGTAGAAAAAGTAGCCCTCATTACAGCTGGCGGCAGCGGCATGGGCGCGGATGCTGCAAAACAGCTCGCGCAAGATGGATTCAAGATTGGTATCCTGTCTTCTTCCGGGAAAGGCGAACGTCTCGGCCAGGAACTGGGAGGGTTCGGTGTGACCGGCTCAAACCTGGAAACCGGTGACCTGCAGCGTCTGGTCGATGGCGCCATGGAGCGTTATGGGCGCGTCGATGTGCTGGTCAATTCAGCAGGTCATGGACCAAAGGGCCCCGTCCTGGAAATCTCCGACGACGACTGGCACAAGGGCATGGATGTCTACTTGTTGAATGCAATCCGCCCGACATGCCTCGTGACGCCCATCATGCAGAACCAGGGCGGCGGCAGTATCATCAACATTTCCACGTTTGCGGTGTTCGAACCCGACCCTCTGTTTCCGACATCAGCCGTCTTCAGGGCAGGTCTTGCGGGTTTCACGAAACTGTTTGCCGACAAATACGCTGCCGACAACATTCGCATGAACAACGTCCTGCCCGGCTTCATTGACAGCCTGCCGGAAACAGAAGACAGGCGTGCACGTATCCCTATGGGTCGCTACGGTCGTGCCCAGGAAGTGTCGTCACTTATTTCATGGCTGGCCTCGGAAGGCGGCACCTATATGACAGGACAGAACCTTCGCATAGATGGTGGCCTTACCCGGTCTGTCTAG
- a CDS encoding LysR substrate-binding domain-containing protein: protein MLSQLPNLNGLKAFEATGRHLNFRAAAQELGVTQGAVAQQVRALEAGLGVMLFERHSKGLSFTSAGRSFHGRISEAFALMRGAMEDLRPGSARVIISVPPSFAAKWLIPNLPDLSAAHPDIDLRVMATDKVSSFRTDGIDLAVRLGSPPFGASLQEHLLFSNDILAVAAPSLVRDCELPLSVSELAALPRLHDDHDLWPLILRECDTGSGEGARGMRFNQTALALDAAIAGQGVALSSGFLVSRDLESGRLAVVARTHLDSSSALYLLHRKGVQRSSAVLRVVHWLRDMAGKSSPLEPHP from the coding sequence ATGTTATCTCAGTTACCGAACCTGAACGGGCTTAAAGCCTTTGAGGCAACCGGCCGGCATCTCAATTTTCGAGCTGCTGCGCAGGAACTTGGTGTCACGCAAGGGGCTGTGGCACAACAGGTCAGAGCGCTGGAAGCCGGGCTCGGGGTGATGCTGTTCGAGAGGCACTCGAAGGGATTGTCTTTCACGTCCGCCGGGCGCAGCTTTCATGGCCGGATATCTGAAGCCTTTGCTTTGATGCGGGGGGCGATGGAGGATCTTCGACCCGGCAGCGCACGTGTGATCATCAGCGTACCCCCAAGTTTTGCAGCAAAGTGGCTGATCCCAAACCTGCCTGACCTGAGTGCGGCGCATCCGGACATTGATCTCAGAGTGATGGCAACAGACAAGGTGTCCAGCTTTCGCACCGATGGTATTGATCTGGCAGTTCGCCTTGGCAGCCCGCCTTTCGGCGCCAGCCTTCAAGAACACCTGCTGTTTTCAAACGACATTCTAGCCGTGGCAGCACCTTCGCTGGTGAGGGACTGCGAATTGCCGTTGTCCGTATCGGAGCTCGCAGCACTGCCGAGACTGCATGACGATCATGATTTATGGCCACTCATTCTACGCGAATGTGACACTGGGAGCGGTGAGGGTGCGCGCGGCATGCGGTTTAACCAGACAGCTCTGGCGCTCGATGCAGCTATTGCCGGACAGGGGGTAGCGCTCTCAAGCGGTTTTCTCGTCAGCCGTGATCTGGAAAGCGGCAGGCTGGCCGTGGTTGCCAGGACACATCTGGACAGTTCGTCAGCGCTTTATCTGCTGCACCGAAAGGGTGTGCAGCGATCATCGGCGGTGTTGCGAGTTGTTCACTGGCTCAGGGACATGGCAGGAAAGAGTTCGCCTCTCGAGCCACATCCCTGA
- a CDS encoding SDR family oxidoreductase translates to MSVLDTFNLAGKTALVTGAKRGIGKAMAVALAEAGADIVAVSASLEASGSDVEREVTALGRQFSAYQCDFSDRAALISFIEAVKRNHPVIDILINNAGTIKRAPLQDHGDDIWDEVIEVNLSSQFILTREIGKGMVERGSGKVIFTASLLTFQGGITVPGYAASKGGIGQLTKAFANEWAANGINVNAIAPGYIATDNTEALRNDPVRSKSILERIPAGRWGKAEDFAGPAVFLASPASDYMHGTVMTVDGGWMGR, encoded by the coding sequence ATGAGCGTTTTGGACACTTTCAACCTTGCCGGCAAAACCGCGCTTGTCACCGGTGCAAAACGGGGTATCGGCAAGGCCATGGCCGTGGCACTTGCCGAAGCAGGTGCAGATATCGTTGCCGTCAGTGCAAGTCTCGAAGCCTCGGGCAGCGACGTAGAGCGAGAGGTAACGGCCCTCGGTCGGCAGTTTTCCGCATATCAATGCGATTTCTCGGATCGGGCTGCCCTTATATCCTTTATTGAAGCGGTCAAACGCAACCATCCGGTGATCGACATACTGATCAACAATGCCGGCACCATCAAACGCGCTCCGCTTCAGGACCACGGTGACGATATCTGGGACGAGGTCATTGAGGTCAATTTGTCTTCCCAATTCATACTCACCCGTGAGATCGGCAAGGGCATGGTCGAAAGAGGATCAGGGAAGGTTATCTTCACTGCATCGTTGCTGACATTCCAGGGTGGTATCACCGTTCCGGGCTATGCTGCCTCGAAGGGTGGCATCGGGCAGTTGACCAAAGCCTTTGCAAACGAGTGGGCAGCCAACGGCATTAACGTCAACGCCATTGCGCCGGGTTACATCGCGACAGACAATACGGAAGCTTTGCGGAACGATCCGGTCAGATCGAAATCGATCCTGGAGCGCATTCCGGCCGGACGGTGGGGCAAGGCAGAAGACTTTGCAGGCCCGGCTGTTTTTCTGGCGTCTCCAGCATCCGACTATATGCACGGTACCGTAATGACCGTGGATGGCGGCTGGATGGGCCGCTGA